The Nocardia sp. BMG51109 nucleotide sequence CCGGACCCCGCAGCGTGCCGCCTGGTCGGCGAAAAGCCTTGCCACCTCCACGAATCCGTAGGCGACCGGGGCGGTGAACAGGTCGAACGACAGGTCGCGGACGCCGGCCCGGCTCAGCAGCCGCCCCACCTCGTCGGGGTCGTACCCGTGTTGCGGCAGGTCGGCGTAGTACTGATAGCCCTTGCCGAACACGTCGTTGGAGACCTCGCCCTCCCCCGCCAGCCCCACCTTCACCAGCTCCGCGCGATCCATCATCCGCATCACCGCACGCCGCACGTCCGGATTGTCGAACGGCGGCCGATCGGTCTTCATGGCGAAGAAGTAGATGCCGCTGTTCGGCGTCGACTCGAGCGAAACACCGCTCCGGCCACGCAATGTCCGGGCCGAGGCCGGCGTGAGGTTGTCCGCGAAGTCGATCTGGCCGCTCTGCACGGCCGCCAGCCGGGCGTCCGATTCCGCGCTGATGATCTCGAGCCGCCGCACCGAGGGCGCCCCGTCCCAGTAGCGGTCGTTCGCCGTGGCGACGAACTGCTTTCCCGGCTCGAACGATTCGAAGACGAACGGCCCGGTGCCGACCGGACGGGTCAGGTCGGTGGCACCGTCCTGGATGATCTTCGTCCCGTAGGCCGACAGCGCCGCCGGGAATTCGAAAGACGGCTGCCGCAGGGCGATCTCGACGGTCAGGTCGTCGACGGCCCGGCACTGCCCGAGATCGACCTGGTCGAGTGTGCTGGCGGCGATGAAAGGTCGCCGCTGCGGCGGACCGAGCACCCGGGCCACCGTGTAGAGCACGTCCCGGGAGGTGAACTTCTTCCCGTCGTGCCATTGCGCGTCGCGCAGCGCGATCCGCCACCTCGTGCCGTCGGCGTTCGGCTCGGCCGAGGCGGCCAGCCGGGGAGTCGGCCGCATCGCCCCGTCGATCTCGAACAGTCCGTCGTAGACCGCCTTCATCCGTGCCTCGTCGATGAACAGCGTGTTCACACCGGGATCGATGCCCTCTCCGGCACCGGATCCCTGAAAGGCGGCGGTGAACGTCTCGGTGTCACCCGCCCCCTGCCCACAGCCCACGGCCAACGCTCCCGCGGCGGCGGCACCGCCCAGCAGGAAACCGCGGCGGCTCATTCCCGGCGGCACGACACTCCGCATGTCCGACTCCCATCGCGTCCGGCACCCCACGCGAGAAGACATGCACAAACAAGCCGGCGGCTCACTCGGCGCATCGACCATTTCCACGTGATCGTGACCGTTCCGTAGTTGTGCCCGCAGGTATCTGGCTTCGGCTCATGACGAGCCTCACAGTTGCGGGACAGCCCCGGACTCACACCGGTCTTCCCCACGGGCACGCGATATCTTACGCAGGCCACGCCGCCGGATCCGAGGTGACCGTCCGCGGGTACGCCGATCGCGGTGCGCGCGTGTCGCCACGCCGTCGGAACCGTGGCACATCCGGGCGATGGCCATAGTGTTGCGCTATGACTTCCGGAGACGGTTCGGTCCTGGCCACCAGACACCTCGCCGTGGGCGGCAAACCCGTGCACGTGACGATCGGCCGGCCGCACCCGGATCCGGCGGCCGACGACCGCGAATTCACCTGCCATATCGCCATCGAGGGTATGACCGTCGCCCCGATCCGGCTGCGCAGCAACGCCGGAACGCCCGCGCGCACCGTCGCCGTGGGCATTCGCAAGACCGCCGAGCGCCTATCGGTCAGCGTGGCCGAACTGTTGTCCGACGCACAGGTGGGGGTCGGCCCGTACGGTCGGCGCCCACCACCGGACGTTTCGCTGGGCCGGTCGTCATCCCGGTGACCGGTCGCCCTCTTTCGGCGGGCACCACGCGGAGGGCGTATGTCCCTCCGCGGTCCCGCAGAATCCGATGATGTCGGTGTTCACATCCCCGTGGACGACCTGCAGGATGGCGACCGGCTTATCTTTCGGTACCTGCCGGGTGATCTCGCCGCCGTAGTCGATGGTGCCGCTGACACCGTCGATCTGGCGTTGCTCCGTGGGGTATCGGTGGATGTCGGTGATCTCGCGCCAGACGGTGCCCGGCGTCGTCGGATGGCTGACCGGGCCGGTGTGCAGGTAGCTCGTCGCCCGGATCAGAACCTGCGCGGCGTCGTAGGCCAGCGCCGCGTGCCCGTCGAGTGATCGGCCGTGTTCCGGGTTCCGCTCGAACGGGAACAGCTCCTCGAGCGTCTGATAGAAGTTCAGCTCCTCACCGTTACGCTCCGTGATCGGCGGAGCGACGGCGAACGAGGCGTAGTAGAAGTTCAGCGTCCGGTTGGCCTGGCGTTTCGGCGCGGCGGCCACGTACCGGCTGACATCGTCGTCACCGATGAACACGGCCTTGCTCGAGCACGCGCCGGCCGCGTCCAGAAAGTCGCCGTAATCGGGCAGCCCGCGCCCGGCGAAGAACACGTATCCGTCGTATCCACAGGTGCTCCGCCCGGCGTCAGCAGCCCGGCCCGGTGTGAACGACCGCGGGTCGGCGTCGAAGCCCTTGGCCGAGAACTCGATTCGCGCGTTGTCGCGCAGGTCCGAACTGTAGGTATCGGCCGAGTCGTCGGAATAGTAGATCCGTACCTTACGGGCACCCGAGGACCCTTTCGCATGATCGTCCGCGAAGGCCGCCACGACCTGGGCCTCGGTCTTGTTGGTCGGAGCCACCTGGAAATACATGGGGCGCCCGGTGCCCAGGCTCTCCTGCGACAGGGTCGAGGCGACCATCGGCAGGCCGGCATTGCTGAGGACCTCGATCATGTCCGCGGTCGCCCGCGTGCTCAGGTCCAGCCCGACCACACCGACCAGGCGCTCGTCCCGGTCGGCCAGTTCGCCGAGTTGCCGGGCCACCGTCGCCGCCTGCAGCATGCCCTTCCCGCCGTTCGCGATCAGCACGCGCACGATCGGAGCGTCGTCCCCCTGCCTGCTCGTCAACTGCCGTTGTTGTGCGGCCGCAACGCCTTCCAGCCCCTCGCGCTCGGCCGTGAGCGAATCGGCAGTGCCGTCGGACGAGGTGAGCGCCTGCGGGTAGGCGATGGTGATGTAGGGCCGTTTCGGGAAGTCCTCGTGCAGCCGTTCGGCCGCTTCGTTCTGTGCGGCAATGGTGTTTTCGACGCTGCGGATGTGCGGATCCGACGGCTCGAACAGACTGTGCGACCCGTCGCTGATGCCGATGCACTCGGCCCCGACCCGGTGCACCGACGACGTGAAACTCCAGCAGTGGTCGCGGTGGTACCCGACCGGAATGGTGGCCAGCCCGGCGCACAGGATCACGACGCCGGAGATGCGGACCGCGCGGTTGTAGACCAGTGGTGGCCGCACAGCCTTTCTCTCGTCGTCGGTTTGGAGATCGAAGCCGCTGAATCCGTCCGGGCCGTCGTCGGAACTCCCGGTCGCCGAGCCGGGCGCGGGGAGGGAGATCGGCAGGTACCAGGTGATCGGCTTGCGTTTGCGCCGATTCACCGACAGCTCGTTCCGCCACTCCGTATAAGCGGACGATGCGGACACGGCCGCCGTGGGCGCCGCCGGATCGGAGCTGCGGCGGCTGGGACCGAGGTGCCGGTGCCGGCCGACACCGACGATCAACAGCGGGTCGAACAGTCCGGTCTGGTTCCGGATCTCGTTCACCAGCCAGAGCAGGCGGTCTCCCCCGCCGACCAGGGCCGCGTCGTCGAGCAGCAGCACCGGATAGGTCATCCGGCGGGTGCGGGTGATGTTCCACCACGGCAATCGGTAGCCGCGCCGCAGGTCCTCGAGAAAGGCGTTCACCAGCAGGCGGGCAACATATTCCGGGTCCTCGCCCCGCCAGCGCCCGAGCCGGTCGGCGAACCGCACGAACGTTCCCGACAGGTCCGGCGCCAGGTGTGGTTGCCGCATGAACCACCGGTATCGGCCGGACAGCAACGGAATTCGGCCGGTCAGCGCCAAGCGGAAGATTCCGAGCGTCACGACGTACATCAGCCACAGCGGGGCCCGCCACCGGGTCTGTTCGAGGGCGATGTCCCGGTCCGCGGTCCGCACCGCGCTCTCGATGTGCCGCATGACGCCGTACTGCCGAAACAGGCGCCGGTACCAGCGATCACGATCCGGCTCGTCTTCGCCGGGGCCGCTGCGCATCAGCAGATACACCAGCGAGAACAGCGGAAACTGTAGCCGCCGACCGCGTTTGTCGTCGCTGACGAGTTTGTTGCGCGCCTCCCACAGCAGGTTTCGAACGGCCTCGACGTCGGCATAGGAGAACTCGCCACGTCGCGGTTCGTCCCAGGGCACCCCCTCGAAACCTCCTGTGCCCGACTGCTTGTCACCGTCGGTACTCGATCGCTCGGCCCGGCTCCGCACGTGCGCATACGGTGGGCGCGCATCGGCGGGCGTCGCACCCTTCAAGAAGCCCGCGATGTTTCCGGTCACCAGGGCACTCAGGTCGTTGTCGCCCTCGGTCGC carries:
- a CDS encoding ABC transporter substrate-binding protein — its product is MRSVVPPGMSRRGFLLGGAAAAGALAVGCGQGAGDTETFTAAFQGSGAGEGIDPGVNTLFIDEARMKAVYDGLFEIDGAMRPTPRLAASAEPNADGTRWRIALRDAQWHDGKKFTSRDVLYTVARVLGPPQRRPFIAASTLDQVDLGQCRAVDDLTVEIALRQPSFEFPAALSAYGTKIIQDGATDLTRPVGTGPFVFESFEPGKQFVATANDRYWDGAPSVRRLEIISAESDARLAAVQSGQIDFADNLTPASARTLRGRSGVSLESTPNSGIYFFAMKTDRPPFDNPDVRRAVMRMMDRAELVKVGLAGEGEVSNDVFGKGYQYYADLPQHGYDPDEVGRLLSRAGVRDLSFDLFTAPVAYGFVEVARLFADQAARCGVRVNVVLGSKDSYYADALNTGQLTMGQSGPLSIPNHFASRLLTGSPQNRTKWSDPEFDRLYARAQATPTEEGRTAIYRTMHEILYDRGGFVFFGTTNWLSAARDTVRNAPAAVPNSHDWARFDKVAAR